Proteins encoded by one window of Streptacidiphilus sp. PB12-B1b:
- a CDS encoding pyridoxamine 5'-phosphate oxidase family protein: MGQTYELINDRLRSFIEDQPVFFVATAPLSPDGRVNLSPKGRSGSLVVLDELTLAYLDFGGSHAETVAHLRENGRITLMWCAFSGPPKILRVHGHGEPVFRDDPRFADLVARFGDADGPGLRAVVLVRAEQVSDSCGYAVPLMDYQQERDTHHQFLARKTDEEFAAYCAGKPFNPVSIDGLPAVPLPLPSRP, translated from the coding sequence ATGGGCCAGACATATGAACTCATCAACGACCGGCTGCGTTCGTTCATCGAGGATCAGCCCGTCTTCTTCGTCGCCACGGCGCCGCTCTCCCCGGACGGCCGGGTCAACCTCTCGCCGAAGGGCCGCTCCGGCTCGCTCGTCGTCCTGGACGAACTCACGCTCGCCTACCTGGACTTCGGCGGCAGCCATGCCGAGACCGTCGCCCACCTGCGCGAGAACGGCCGCATCACGCTGATGTGGTGCGCCTTCAGCGGCCCGCCGAAGATCCTGCGGGTGCACGGCCACGGCGAGCCCGTCTTCCGCGACGATCCCCGCTTCGCCGACCTGGTCGCCCGCTTCGGCGACGCCGACGGGCCGGGGCTGCGCGCCGTCGTCCTGGTCCGCGCCGAGCAGGTCAGCGACAGCTGCGGCTACGCCGTCCCGCTGATGGACTACCAGCAGGAGCGCGACACCCACCACCAGTTCCTCGCCCGCAAGACCGACGAGGAGTTCGCCGCGTACTGCGCCGGCAAGCCGTTCAACCCGGTCAGCATCGACGGCCTGCCCGCCGTCCCGCTGCCGCTGCCGTCCCGCCCGTGA
- a CDS encoding DUF1707 and FHA domain-containing protein codes for MTTPEPLTDVARLSDAERDQAIELLRDHSVQGRLSHETFLRRIDLVLHARGRSELDAVTADLPERSGLARLLVGSVRALSSLGLRLQNAWQHPRLPSITLPATDSAPLRIGRLEGCDLRLSHTSVSRVHAELLREPGDRWLLRDLGSTNGTQVNGSRIIGTVAVRPGDRVAFGGAVYRLAAR; via the coding sequence ATGACGACGCCAGAGCCCCTCACCGACGTTGCGCGGCTGTCCGACGCGGAACGGGACCAGGCGATCGAGCTGCTGCGCGACCACTCCGTCCAGGGGCGGCTGTCGCACGAGACCTTCCTGCGCCGGATCGACCTGGTGCTGCACGCGCGGGGCCGGTCCGAGCTCGACGCCGTCACCGCCGACCTGCCCGAACGCAGCGGCCTCGCCCGGCTGCTGGTCGGCTCGGTCCGGGCGCTCTCCAGCCTCGGACTGCGGCTGCAGAACGCCTGGCAGCACCCGCGCCTGCCGTCCATCACGCTCCCGGCCACGGACTCCGCGCCGCTGCGCATAGGCCGCCTGGAGGGCTGCGACCTGCGGCTCAGCCACACGTCCGTCTCCCGCGTGCACGCCGAGCTGCTCCGCGAGCCCGGCGACCGCTGGCTGCTGCGCGACCTGGGCTCCACCAACGGCACCCAGGTGAACGGCTCCCGCATCATCGGCACGGTCGCCGTCCGCCCCGGCGACCGGGTCGCCTTCGGCGGTGCGGTCTACCGCCTCGCCGCCCGCTGA
- a CDS encoding SAM-dependent methyltransferase, translated as MSQAEDWLNRASKDFQAPTELRPEIPHPARIYDWLLGGKDHFPSDRAAGERLVAADPAMRRAARANRAFLQRAVRYLASEGVDQFLDIGTGIPSAGNTHEIAQSVDPRARVMYVDNDPVVLAHARALMAGPGHGETRVLQADLREPGAILAAPDVRALLDFGRPVALLLVGILHFVPDSDEPYAIVAELLDALAPGSHLVLTHGTGDFIDQDAGERAVAAYAKSSAPVTGRSRAEVSRFLDGLEPLPPGIVTAPLWHPQAPTTPEDARLPIYGVVARKP; from the coding sequence GTGTCCCAGGCAGAGGACTGGCTGAACCGAGCCTCGAAGGACTTCCAGGCCCCCACCGAGCTGCGGCCGGAGATTCCGCACCCGGCGCGTATATACGACTGGCTGCTCGGCGGAAAGGACCATTTTCCGTCCGACCGTGCGGCGGGCGAACGGCTGGTGGCGGCCGATCCGGCGATGCGCCGGGCCGCCCGGGCCAATCGGGCCTTCCTGCAGCGGGCGGTGCGGTACCTGGCGTCCGAGGGCGTGGACCAGTTCCTGGACATCGGCACCGGGATTCCCTCGGCGGGCAACACCCATGAGATCGCGCAGAGCGTCGACCCGCGCGCCCGGGTGATGTACGTGGACAACGATCCGGTGGTGCTGGCCCATGCGCGGGCGCTGATGGCCGGGCCCGGCCATGGCGAGACCCGGGTGCTGCAGGCGGACCTGCGCGAGCCCGGAGCGATCCTGGCCGCCCCGGACGTCCGCGCGCTGCTGGACTTCGGCCGCCCGGTCGCGCTGCTGCTGGTCGGCATCCTGCACTTCGTGCCCGACAGCGACGAGCCATACGCGATCGTCGCCGAACTCCTGGACGCCCTCGCGCCCGGCAGCCACCTGGTGCTGACCCACGGCACCGGCGACTTCATCGACCAGGACGCCGGGGAGCGGGCGGTCGCCGCCTACGCCAAGTCCAGCGCCCCGGTGACCGGTCGGAGCCGCGCCGAGGTGAGCCGGTTCCTGGACGGCCTGGAGCCGTTGCCGCCGGGCATCGTCACCGCCCCGCTGTGGCACCCGCAGGCGCCGACCACCCCGGAGGACGCCCGGCTGCCGATCTACGGCGTGGTCGCCCGCAAGCCCTGA
- a CDS encoding acyltransferase, whose product MGKSTRATTVSAPRAAARLGWLDALRGFAALAVVFRHTGAVLVPALYQATSGICDAGTFGVYLFFLVSGYIVPASLERKGDLRAFWIGRGFRIYPVFLTVLALGLLVPQRLGVVSGGWFSHPLQTAAGNSVLLSELLGTGNGLQVSWTLSYEMVFYFLVSALFALGRHRRSAPISLAFAVLAVVAGAAVPTRMLSDGPADTRTVLAVVLLVLAAALACVMAGGRAARLGALTLGLTGLVLVSLNSGITGFDSMMILATMFAGTVIYRAEHGQIRRWTAVLCCALVLTAGLVSGAMYDGRFYTTTWTGVSGYCGAIAGAWLLFGFGLLMRRRRFPRFLSWLGSISYAVYLVHLPLYICMEWAWNREHLRMAGPLHELAHGTLYAALVLATAYAAHRLVELPGQRLGRRVTAWADARTGPRRAGVAAPAAALPESG is encoded by the coding sequence GTGGGTAAGAGCACTCGTGCGACCACGGTGAGCGCACCGCGCGCCGCCGCCCGGCTGGGGTGGCTGGATGCGCTGCGCGGGTTCGCGGCCCTCGCCGTGGTGTTCCGGCACACCGGGGCGGTGCTCGTGCCCGCGCTCTACCAGGCCACTTCCGGCATCTGCGATGCGGGAACGTTTGGCGTCTATCTATTCTTCTTGGTCAGCGGATATATCGTGCCCGCATCTCTGGAGCGCAAGGGTGATCTGCGCGCCTTCTGGATCGGGCGCGGATTCCGGATCTACCCGGTGTTCCTGACGGTGCTGGCGCTCGGTCTGCTGGTCCCGCAACGGCTGGGCGTGGTGAGCGGCGGCTGGTTCAGCCATCCGCTGCAGACCGCGGCGGGCAACAGCGTGCTGCTGTCCGAGCTGCTCGGCACCGGCAACGGCCTGCAGGTCTCCTGGACGCTCTCCTACGAGATGGTCTTCTACTTCCTGGTCTCGGCGCTGTTCGCGCTGGGCCGGCACCGGCGCAGCGCGCCCATCTCCCTGGCCTTCGCCGTGCTGGCGGTGGTCGCCGGTGCGGCCGTGCCGACCAGGATGCTCAGCGACGGTCCGGCGGACACCCGGACGGTGCTGGCGGTGGTGCTGCTGGTGCTGGCCGCCGCCCTGGCCTGCGTGATGGCGGGCGGGCGGGCAGCCAGGCTGGGCGCGCTGACGCTGGGCCTGACCGGTCTGGTGCTGGTCTCGCTGAACAGCGGCATCACCGGCTTCGACTCGATGATGATCCTGGCGACCATGTTCGCCGGAACCGTGATCTACCGCGCCGAGCACGGGCAGATCAGGCGGTGGACCGCCGTGCTCTGCTGCGCGCTGGTGCTGACGGCGGGTCTGGTCTCCGGCGCGATGTACGACGGCCGGTTCTACACCACCACCTGGACCGGGGTGAGCGGCTACTGCGGCGCCATCGCCGGGGCCTGGCTGCTGTTCGGCTTCGGTCTGCTGATGCGCCGGCGGCGCTTTCCCCGGTTCCTCAGCTGGCTGGGCTCGATCAGCTACGCCGTCTATCTGGTGCACCTGCCGCTGTACATCTGCATGGAGTGGGCCTGGAATCGGGAGCATCTGCGGATGGCCGGGCCGCTGCACGAGCTGGCCCACGGCACGCTGTACGCCGCGCTGGTGCTGGCCACCGCCTACGCCGCGCACCGGCTGGTGGAGCTGCCCGGCCAGCGGCTGGGGCGGCGGGTGACCGCCTGGGCGGACGCCCGGACCGGGCCGCGCCGGGCAGGCGTCGCGGCGCCCGCGGCGGCGCTGCCGGAATCCGGCTGA
- a CDS encoding TetR/AcrR family transcriptional regulator, producing MTVPPVSRRERKKAATRQAIAGAALQLFLERGYDQVSIRDIADAADVSTATVFKHFTGKEALVFDQDEDRESELIAAVRQRPAGQGILDALRRHVLDTWLPVVEHPQAAGFTSLVESTPVLRAYAERMWTRHTDALSAALADELGVDHDDLACAALARFVLDIPGIARSRPDRRAAVEAVFAILAHGWEPPTGARTR from the coding sequence ATGACCGTGCCCCCCGTCAGCCGCCGCGAGCGCAAGAAGGCCGCCACCCGGCAGGCGATCGCTGGCGCCGCACTCCAGCTCTTCCTGGAGCGCGGCTACGACCAGGTGAGCATCCGGGACATCGCCGACGCGGCCGACGTCTCCACCGCCACGGTGTTCAAGCACTTCACCGGCAAGGAGGCGCTGGTCTTCGACCAGGACGAGGACCGCGAGTCGGAGCTGATCGCCGCGGTGCGGCAGCGGCCCGCCGGTCAGGGCATCCTCGACGCCCTGCGCCGGCACGTCCTCGACACCTGGCTGCCGGTCGTGGAGCACCCGCAGGCGGCCGGCTTCACCAGCCTGGTGGAGTCCACTCCGGTGCTGCGCGCGTACGCCGAGCGCATGTGGACCCGGCACACCGACGCCCTCAGCGCGGCCCTCGCCGACGAACTCGGCGTGGACCACGACGACCTCGCCTGCGCGGCCCTCGCCCGGTTCGTCCTCGACATCCCCGGCATCGCCCGCAGCCGACCGGACCGCCGGGCCGCCGTCGAGGCCGTCTTCGCCATCCTGGCGCACGGCTGGGAGCCGCCGACCGGGGCGCGTACGCGGTAG
- a CDS encoding NAD(P)/FAD-dependent oxidoreductase, which translates to MNSPAPTRARISIVGAGPGGLTCARILQQRGLAVTVYDREPGPDSRNQGGTLDLHADNGQIALREAGLLDAFFELARPEGQEMRQLDSAGTLTFHKVPEPDERFKPEIDRGLLRTLLLDSLQPGTVHWGRALERVSGPVDGPRHLHFADGTTVETDLVIGADGAFSRVRPAISAARPAHTGVSFLEARFSDVDKRHPDIADLVDQGSAAAADGDRGLFAQRNSGNHIRVYIIRRVPADWLGRRGLTIADTQDIRAVLRDEYAHWSPRLRRMITDNEGPYIDRPIFALPVPHTWEPDPTVTLLGDAAHLMPPLGVGVNLAMLDACELALALAGAATVADGVRAYEQTMLPRSTETAKILEGGAEHLLSADVPDFDADNVAPRQ; encoded by the coding sequence ATGAACTCCCCAGCCCCCACCCGTGCCCGCATCAGCATCGTCGGAGCCGGACCCGGCGGCCTCACCTGCGCCCGGATCCTCCAGCAGCGCGGCCTCGCGGTCACCGTGTACGACCGTGAGCCGGGCCCCGACTCCCGCAACCAGGGCGGCACCCTCGACCTGCACGCCGACAACGGCCAGATCGCCCTGCGCGAGGCCGGCCTGCTCGACGCGTTCTTCGAACTGGCCCGCCCCGAAGGCCAGGAGATGCGCCAGCTGGACTCCGCCGGCACGCTGACGTTCCACAAGGTCCCCGAGCCCGACGAGCGCTTCAAGCCGGAGATCGACCGCGGCCTGCTGCGTACCCTGCTGCTGGACTCGCTGCAGCCGGGAACCGTCCACTGGGGCCGCGCCCTCGAGCGGGTCAGCGGACCCGTCGACGGGCCGCGCCACCTGCACTTCGCCGACGGCACCACCGTCGAGACCGATCTGGTCATCGGCGCCGACGGCGCCTTCTCCCGGGTGCGCCCGGCCATCTCCGCCGCCCGCCCCGCGCACACCGGGGTGAGCTTCCTGGAGGCGCGGTTCTCCGACGTCGACAAGCGGCACCCCGACATCGCCGACCTGGTCGACCAGGGCAGCGCCGCCGCGGCCGACGGCGACCGGGGCCTGTTCGCCCAGCGCAACAGCGGGAACCACATCCGCGTCTACATCATCCGGCGCGTCCCGGCCGACTGGCTCGGCAGGCGCGGCCTGACCATCGCCGACACCCAGGACATCCGTGCCGTCCTGCGGGACGAGTACGCCCACTGGTCACCGCGCCTGCGCCGGATGATCACCGACAACGAGGGCCCCTACATCGACCGCCCGATCTTCGCCCTCCCGGTCCCGCACACCTGGGAGCCCGACCCGACGGTGACCCTGCTCGGCGACGCCGCCCACCTCATGCCGCCGCTCGGCGTCGGCGTCAACCTCGCCATGCTCGACGCCTGCGAGCTCGCCCTCGCCCTGGCCGGCGCCGCCACCGTCGCCGACGGCGTCCGCGCCTACGAGCAGACCATGCTTCCCCGCTCCACCGAGACCGCCAAGATCCTCGAGGGCGGCGCCGAACACCTGCTCTCCGCCGACGTCCCCGACTTCGACGCGGACAACGTCGCTCCCCGGCAGTAG
- a CDS encoding DinB family protein: MTGDHRTGPPSFGSERDMLRAFLDYHRATLAMKCDGLTDEQLRQQSMPPSTLSLLGLVRHMAEVERAWFRRVFEDNDAPLVWSDTVDFQAAYDASRSTRREAFTAWQAEVENSRRIEQQADSLDASGRQPRWDEAVSLRMVMVHVLLEYGRHNGHADFLREGIDGTTGA; this comes from the coding sequence GTGACCGGCGATCACCGCACGGGACCGCCCAGCTTCGGCAGCGAACGCGACATGCTGCGGGCCTTCCTCGACTACCACCGCGCGACCCTCGCCATGAAGTGCGACGGGCTCACCGACGAGCAGCTGCGGCAGCAGTCGATGCCGCCGTCGACGCTGTCCCTGCTCGGCCTGGTGCGGCACATGGCGGAGGTGGAACGCGCCTGGTTTCGCCGGGTGTTCGAGGACAACGACGCGCCCCTGGTCTGGTCCGACACGGTCGACTTCCAGGCGGCCTACGACGCCAGCCGCTCCACCAGGCGCGAGGCGTTCACCGCCTGGCAGGCCGAGGTCGAGAACTCGCGCCGCATCGAGCAGCAGGCCGACTCCCTGGACGCCTCCGGCCGACAGCCGAGGTGGGACGAAGCGGTGTCGCTGCGAATGGTGATGGTGCACGTACTGCTGGAGTACGGCCGCCACAACGGCCACGCCGACTTCCTCCGCGAGGGCATCGACGGCACCACCGGCGCCTGA
- a CDS encoding PadR family transcriptional regulator — MQEPTVLLLTALADEPRHGYALIQEVAEISGGRVRLRAGTLYGALDRLLQEGVVRVERDEVIDGRARRVYALTDQGREALAAEAARLKAVAREAERRMGAGRRATARATEATA, encoded by the coding sequence ATGCAGGAGCCGACGGTTCTCCTGCTCACCGCACTCGCCGACGAGCCCAGGCACGGATACGCGCTGATCCAGGAGGTGGCCGAGATCTCCGGGGGGCGGGTCCGGCTCCGCGCGGGGACCCTCTACGGCGCTCTGGACCGGCTGTTGCAGGAGGGCGTCGTCCGAGTCGAACGCGATGAGGTCATCGACGGCCGCGCGCGCCGCGTGTACGCCCTCACCGATCAGGGGCGCGAGGCTCTGGCGGCGGAGGCCGCACGGCTAAAGGCAGTGGCCCGGGAGGCGGAGCGCCGGATGGGCGCGGGAAGGCGGGCCACGGCCCGGGCGACGGAGGCGACCGCGTGA